The sequence ACTTTGTCGCGCTTATAGGTCCATCTGGTGCGGGTAAGTCAACACTATTAAAGGCGATAAACGCTCTTAACCCACTTAGCAAAGGTAGCGTTATATACAAGGGCGAAGATGTTCATAGTCTTGGCGCAAAAGATTTAAGAAAGCTTAGAAGAAACATTGCCTTCATCTTTCAAGATACGAGCATCATAGAAAACATTTCTGTCCTTGATAATGTTTTACTAGCACGTCTTGGAGAGAAAAAGTTCTTTGAGGCGATGCTGTCAAAGTACACAGACGAGGAGTATGATAGTGCACTCAAAGCCATAGAGATGGTTGGATTGAAAGAGAAGACTTATGCACTTGCAAAAGATCTCTCAGGTGGACAAAAGCAAAGGGTTGCCATAGCAAGGGCGCTTTTTCAAAAGTCAGACCTTATCTTAGCAGATGAGCCTATATCGTCTCTTGATATAGAGACAAAAAGGTCCATCATGGACATTTTTAAAATGCTTAATAATGATTACAAGAAGATCATCGTCATAAGCATGCACGACCTTGATTTATCGCTTGAGTATGCGAAGAGAGTGATTGCCATAAAAGATCACAGAGTTTATTTCGACAGGAGCGTAAGTGAACTAGATTATGACAGAGTTAAAGACTTATTTATCTAAGAAAAGAAGGAAGAATATACTAGCAGCACTTGCATTTTTAACGCTGCTAATAGCTTCAGGCTTAGGATCACAAGTGTCCTTAAGCTCTTTTTTGCGTGGACTGCCAGATATGTTCGACTTAGTAAGAAGGATGTTTACACTCGACTTTCAATACATCATCTCGGTTATGGATCTAGTCTTCGAAACCTTCCTTATGGCTTTTGCATCATCAGCCTTGGGAGTCTTCATGGCTTGTCTTATAACATTCTTCCTGCCATACAATACGAGTCCCTCAGAGCTAGTATCCAAAGTATTAAGCGCAGTCTTTTCTGTATTTAGAACTCTGCCATCACTTATATGGGCGGCTCTACTTGTGAGCTTCTTCTCGGCTGGCCGCTTCTCAGGCTTATTAGCACTTAGCATAATTTCATTTTTTATGTCTACTAAACTTATCAAAGAATACATAGAGGCCATGAATAGGAATGACTTCGACTTCTACAGGTCGCTTGGCATAGCTAAAGGCAAAATTTATTACAAGATAATATTAACTAAGATGAGAAAGTTTATAGTCTCGACATTTTTACTATGCTTAGAGAGTAATATCAGAAGCGCGTCTATACTTGGTCTTGTTGGCGCAGGTGGTATTGGCCAAAGACTGTGGCTCGAGTTAAACCATATGAACTACGACAGAGTCTCGTCAATCATCTTTATGCTATTGATATTAATCTTCGTTATAGACCTTGTGAGTCAAAAGCTAAGAGAGATAGAGATCAAGGTGCCGATAAAGATAAATGATCTTAGCTCATACAGAAGAAGCAAGAGATTAAAGACGCTTTTCTTTATACTCTTCATGCTTGCTTTATTTCTTGTGCTAAGACTTACTATCAATATCACATACGAGCGCTTTGTACTTGGCCTTAAGCAAGGAGGCGTAATTATATCAAAGATACTTACACCTGACCTTGCCTATCTATCAAGAGCCGTGCCAGCAGCACTTGAGTCAGTAGCCATCGCTGTCTTTGCTTCGCTTATGGGGGCAATTATATCATTTATATTCACAGCATTTACAGCAGCGAACATCGCCCCTTCGAAGAAGGTCTCAGTCTTATTCAAGCTCATCATCAATGTAATCAGAACCTTCCCAGCCATCATCACAGCGATCATCTTCTTCAGAGGACTAGGACCAGGACCCTTTGCAGGTGCACTAGCGCTTACAGTATACACATCAGGCATGCTTAGTAAGCTCTACTTTGAATACATCGAGGACATAGCAGCTGATTCCATCATGTCTATGAAGGCACTTGGACTAAGCCCATTTACCATGTATGCAAAGCTCATATATCCAAAGACATACCGAAGCTTCTTAGGCTTCGTACTATATAGACTCGAGTCCAACATTAGAAACTCATCTGTACTCGGCCTTATCGGTGCAGGAGGTATTGGTACACTGCTTTCTATGAACATAGCGTGGCGAAACTGGAACAGAGTTGGCTCACTACTACTAGTGAGCTCGGTGATGATAATATTTTTTGATTACTTATCATCAACAATTAGAAAAAAATTATTATAATTAAGTGGGCAGACAATGCTCACTTTTTTATTGCAAATACAAGTGTAATGATATAAAAAAATATTTATATATATATTTAAAAAGGTATTGACTTTAAATTGTTTAAATAGTATAATTAGCTATAGCTAATGAAAGTTAGCTAAAGCTAATGATATATTGGCTGAGAAGGTTTATTTAATGGCGAATATACTTGCCAAATATTTTCGAAAGGAGGAACTATGAAAAAACTAAGCATAATATTGGTGACAGCACTAGTTTTTTTGATGTCCATAACTAATGTTTTTGCAGGTAATGTAGATAAAATATACAAAGACTGGGAAGATGTAAGTAAGGACATGGAAGTGGTTTTAAGAGATGCTCTTAAAATTTATGAAGCAGGCGGTCCAGATGCAGGCAAGGAAGGCTATGACAAAATTAACGAAGCTTATTTTAGATATTATGAAAAATTAGGCTTTGAAAAAATTGTTATGACAACAATTTCTGGAAAGCGTGGATCAACCGTTGAAAACCAATTTTATTTGGCGAGAAAATCTATGCGTCAAAATGAAGATATCGATGTTGTTAAAGATGAAGTTGAAGTACTAATTAGATATCTACACGAAGATGCAAAGACACTTGACGGTATGAGAGGTAAAACCAGTTCTGGCTGGGGCGTTTTCTTTAGCGTTTTAGGACTTACTTTAAGAGAAGGTCTTGAAGCCATCCTAATCGTTGCAGCCCTTATTGCTTATCTTGTAAAGACAAACAATTTAAAATACGTAAAAGGCGTCTATGTCGGCGCAATTTTAGGTATTGTTGCTTCAATAATTCTTGCGATTATTTTCAATATAATTTCTGCAAAATTTGGCGAAGACAGCAGTGGTGTTAGCCAAGAGATTTTTGAAGGATGCGGAATGTTTTTGGCTGTTATTGTTTTATTCTATGTATCAAACTGGATGCTATCAAAATCTGAAGTGGAAGTTTGGAATCATTACATCCAATCAAAAGTTGAAAGTTCAATTACAAAGGGAAGTGCTATGGCTTTAGTATTCAGCTCTTTCTTGGCAGTTGCCCGTGAAGGCGCAGAATTGATTATTTTCTTCCAAGGTATGAGAGAAAATATTTCAAACAATCCTGCATATATGTGGGGCGGCCTTGCATGTGCAATCGTAGTACTTGCAATTGTGTATGTATTGATCACTAAGATGAGTGTAAAGCTTCCATTAAAGCCATTCTTCACAGTTACATCAATCTTGATGTTTGTACTTTGTATCTCATTCATGGGAAAAGGAGTCGCCGAACTTCAAGAAGCTGATATTATCGGCAGGACAATAATTCCATGGATGAATGGATTTACGATTGACATCTTAGGAATTTATGATAGGGTAGAAACCCTATTGCCACAAGTTATCTTAATAGTAATAACTATTGTAACAGTTATCGTTCAAATTAAACGTAACAAAATTAAAAGAGCAGAACTTGAAAAAGATTATGCAAATAAGAACTAATAGGAGGTTTATTATGAGTTCAAAAGTAAAAAAATTATTAGCATTAGCGCTTGCAGTTATGACAATTGCAGCATACGGATGCAACAAAGCACCAAAACCAGCTGAAGAAAATACAGCTAAAGTTGAAGACAAAAAAGATGAAGACACAAAAACTGAAGACACAAAAACTGAAGACACAAAAGATGAAGACAAAAAAGACGTTGCAGCTCCTGGTGAAGACGCAGGATTCGACGAATTCCCAATTGGTGACGAACAAGAATCAGGCCCTCTAGCAGTTGCTGGTGTTTATTTCCAACCAGTAGATATGGAACCAGCAGGTAACTCATTATCAAAAGAAGAAGCTGACTGCCATATCGAAGCTGACATTTCAGCAACAGAAGAAGGCACAACTCTTGGATACGGCGCAGGCGACTTTGTTCCTTGGCTAAATGTTAAAGCTTATATCCAAAAGAAGGGTTCAGACAAGGTTCAAGAAATTGCTTTCATGCCAATGAACGCATCAGACGGTCCACACTATGGTGCAAATATAAAATTTGAAGAAGGTCTTGGAACATACGACGTTAAGTTTGAAATTTCTGCTCCAGGAAACGACTACCTTCTACATGTTGATAAAGAAACAGGTGTAACAGGAAGATTCTGGACAGAGCCAATCGTTATTGAATGGCCAGAATTTGAATGGACAGGTCCAAAGTGGTAAAAAATATTGGAAATGGCTTTAAGCCATTTCCACCTTGTACATAGGAGGAATTATGTTAAAGATATTTATTAAAGTAATGGAGGCGGGAGTAGGATTCTCGTTAATAATGGGCTTGGCGCTTGGATATCTAAGTACAGAAAACTTCAAAAACAAATATAAAATTATTTTTGGTACAGTCTTTGTGGGCACTCTTGCGGCAATTATCTCTTCAGTAATTAGAGAAATTCCAAATTTTGTCAACAGGAGCTCTTTGTCATTTTGGTCAATGGTACCAATAGTAGTTGCTTTTATTGGAATTATCATCTTTTATTTTTTTAAAGAAAAATCCAGTATTTATAAAAATATTTTTGTTTGTTTTTTGTCTTTGTATATAATAGCGTCATTTTTCTATTATATGCCGGCTATCTTTGTCCAGCTAAACAATTTTGTTTACTATGGAGAATCTGCTGTTTCCACCATGGTTTTATATAGAATCATTGGTTATGTATTTGCAATTGTTCTTATGCTTTTATCTAGTATTGCAATTTTTAAAATCATCAGACGAGTTGGCAAGACATATAGGGATAAAATTTTAATGATC comes from Fenollaria sporofastidiosus and encodes:
- the phnC gene encoding phosphonate ABC transporter ATP-binding protein, which produces MILEVKDISVQYEKNIDAIKDVSFDVEGGDFVALIGPSGAGKSTLLKAINALNPLSKGSVIYKGEDVHSLGAKDLRKLRRNIAFIFQDTSIIENISVLDNVLLARLGEKKFFEAMLSKYTDEEYDSALKAIEMVGLKEKTYALAKDLSGGQKQRVAIARALFQKSDLILADEPISSLDIETKRSIMDIFKMLNNDYKKIIVISMHDLDLSLEYAKRVIAIKDHRVYFDRSVSELDYDRVKDLFI
- a CDS encoding PhnE/PtxC family ABC transporter permease → MTELKTYLSKKRRKNILAALAFLTLLIASGLGSQVSLSSFLRGLPDMFDLVRRMFTLDFQYIISVMDLVFETFLMAFASSALGVFMACLITFFLPYNTSPSELVSKVLSAVFSVFRTLPSLIWAALLVSFFSAGRFSGLLALSIISFFMSTKLIKEYIEAMNRNDFDFYRSLGIAKGKIYYKIILTKMRKFIVSTFLLCLESNIRSASILGLVGAGGIGQRLWLELNHMNYDRVSSIIFMLLILIFVIDLVSQKLREIEIKVPIKINDLSSYRRSKRLKTLFFILFMLALFLVLRLTINITYERFVLGLKQGGVIISKILTPDLAYLSRAVPAALESVAIAVFASLMGAIISFIFTAFTAANIAPSKKVSVLFKLIINVIRTFPAIITAIIFFRGLGPGPFAGALALTVYTSGMLSKLYFEYIEDIAADSIMSMKALGLSPFTMYAKLIYPKTYRSFLGFVLYRLESNIRNSSVLGLIGAGGIGTLLSMNIAWRNWNRVGSLLLVSSVMIIFFDYLSSTIRKKLL
- a CDS encoding FTR1 family iron permease, translating into MKKLSIILVTALVFLMSITNVFAGNVDKIYKDWEDVSKDMEVVLRDALKIYEAGGPDAGKEGYDKINEAYFRYYEKLGFEKIVMTTISGKRGSTVENQFYLARKSMRQNEDIDVVKDEVEVLIRYLHEDAKTLDGMRGKTSSGWGVFFSVLGLTLREGLEAILIVAALIAYLVKTNNLKYVKGVYVGAILGIVASIILAIIFNIISAKFGEDSSGVSQEIFEGCGMFLAVIVLFYVSNWMLSKSEVEVWNHYIQSKVESSITKGSAMALVFSSFLAVAREGAELIIFFQGMRENISNNPAYMWGGLACAIVVLAIVYVLITKMSVKLPLKPFFTVTSILMFVLCISFMGKGVAELQEADIIGRTIIPWMNGFTIDILGIYDRVETLLPQVILIVITIVTVIVQIKRNKIKRAELEKDYANKN
- a CDS encoding iron transporter — protein: MSSKVKKLLALALAVMTIAAYGCNKAPKPAEENTAKVEDKKDEDTKTEDTKTEDTKDEDKKDVAAPGEDAGFDEFPIGDEQESGPLAVAGVYFQPVDMEPAGNSLSKEEADCHIEADISATEEGTTLGYGAGDFVPWLNVKAYIQKKGSDKVQEIAFMPMNASDGPHYGANIKFEEGLGTYDVKFEISAPGNDYLLHVDKETGVTGRFWTEPIVIEWPEFEWTGPKW